A portion of the Magnetococcales bacterium genome contains these proteins:
- a CDS encoding helix-turn-helix transcriptional regulator encodes MITNLVGTRIRSIRRQRNLTQQQLADLAGIPRATLATVEKDAANPSLAVAFKIACALEMTLDQLVDASRRFIRVLPGSQMHRVESGDDGYQAVLLTPPNILHLSQWSFSLRPGAEYLGKPHPPGSEEYLHVQAGEIELDVGGELARLRGGDTACFHGNARHFYRNPSSDVVAQGIMTILTAPDEEKMTG; translated from the coding sequence ATGATCACCAATTTGGTCGGCACACGGATCCGCTCGATTCGCCGACAGAGAAATCTCACTCAACAACAGTTGGCCGATCTGGCAGGCATACCCAGGGCCACCTTGGCCACGGTGGAAAAGGATGCCGCCAATCCCAGTCTGGCGGTGGCCTTCAAGATTGCATGCGCATTGGAAATGACGTTGGATCAGTTGGTGGATGCGTCACGTCGTTTTATTCGGGTACTGCCGGGATCGCAGATGCATCGCGTGGAGTCCGGGGACGATGGGTATCAGGCGGTTTTGCTGACCCCACCCAATATTCTGCATCTGTCCCAATGGTCTTTCAGTTTGCGACCGGGTGCAGAGTACCTGGGCAAGCCCCATCCGCCGGGCAGTGAGGAGTATCTGCATGTGCAGGCGGGGGAGATCGAGTTGGATGTGGGAGGCGAGCTGGCGCGGTTGCGCGGGGGTGACACGGCCTGCTTTCACGGAAATGCCCGTCACTTCTACAGAAATCCATCCTCGGATGTCGTGGCGCAAGGAATCATGACCATCTTGACGGCCCCCGACGAAGAAAAAATGACCGGCTGA
- the tuf gene encoding elongation factor Tu, whose protein sequence is MSKAKFQRNKPHVNIGTIGHVDHGKTTLTAAITKHLASQGLAEFKAYDQIDAAPEERARGITISTAHVEYETGQRHYAHVDCPGHADYIKNMITGAAQMDGAILVVSAADGPMPQTREHILLARQVGVPSLVVFMNKADQVDDPELLELVELEVRELLSSYDFPGDEIPIVVGSALKAMEGDTGPMGSGSIQKLMDAVDAYIPQPERPLDGAFLMPIEDVFTISGRGTVVTGRVERGIVRVGENVSIVGIKKTTNSVCTGVEMFRKLLDQGQAGDNIGVLLRGIKREDVQRGQVLAKPNSITPHTKFKAECYILSKEEGGRHTPFFSNYRPQFYFRTTDVTGVLKLPEGVEMVMPGDNISMEVELIAPIAMEKGLRFAIREGGRTVGAGVVAEIVA, encoded by the coding sequence ATGTCCAAAGCGAAATTTCAGAGAAATAAACCCCATGTCAATATCGGAACCATCGGTCATGTGGATCACGGCAAGACAACCCTGACAGCCGCCATCACCAAGCATCTCGCCAGCCAGGGTCTCGCGGAATTCAAGGCATACGATCAGATCGACGCGGCCCCGGAAGAGCGGGCCCGTGGTATCACGATCTCCACCGCCCATGTGGAATACGAGACCGGACAGCGTCACTATGCCCACGTGGACTGCCCTGGTCATGCGGACTACATCAAAAATATGATCACCGGTGCGGCCCAGATGGATGGTGCCATTCTGGTGGTTTCCGCCGCCGACGGCCCCATGCCCCAGACCCGCGAGCACATTCTGCTGGCCCGTCAGGTGGGTGTACCCTCGCTGGTGGTGTTCATGAACAAGGCCGACCAGGTGGATGACCCGGAACTGCTGGAACTGGTCGAGCTGGAAGTGCGGGAACTGCTCTCCTCCTACGATTTCCCCGGCGACGAAATTCCGATCGTGGTGGGATCCGCCCTCAAGGCGATGGAAGGGGACACGGGCCCCATGGGCTCCGGTTCCATCCAGAAATTGATGGATGCGGTGGATGCCTACATTCCCCAACCCGAGCGTCCTTTGGACGGCGCGTTCTTGATGCCCATCGAAGATGTGTTTACCATCTCCGGTCGTGGCACAGTCGTGACGGGTCGTGTGGAGCGTGGTATTGTCCGGGTGGGTGAAAACGTCTCCATCGTGGGCATCAAAAAGACCACCAATTCGGTTTGCACCGGTGTCGAGATGTTCCGCAAACTGTTGGATCAAGGTCAGGCGGGTGACAATATCGGCGTGCTGCTCCGTGGCATCAAGCGCGAGGATGTGCAGCGCGGTCAGGTGTTGGCCAAGCCCAACTCCATCACCCCCCACACCAAATTCAAGGCCGAGTGCTACATCCTCTCCAAAGAGGAAGGTGGTCGGCATACCCCGTTCTTCTCCAATTACCGTCCTCAGTTTTACTTCCGTACCACCGATGTCACGGGTGTGCTGAAGTTGCCGGAAGGTGTGGAAATGGTGATGCCGGGTGATAACATTTCCATGGAAGTGGAGTTGATTGCCCCCATCGCCATGGAAAAAGGCTTGCGCTTCGCCATCCGTGAGGGTGGACGTACCGTGGGTGCGGGCGTCGTTGCGGAAATCGTGGCCTGA
- the rpmG gene encoding 50S ribosomal protein L33 has protein sequence MRDLISLSCEACKRRNYTTDKNKKNKPEKMALKKFCSSCRKHTLHKEGKIK, from the coding sequence ATGCGTGACCTGATCAGTCTCAGTTGTGAAGCGTGCAAACGCCGCAATTACACAACGGACAAGAACAAGAAAAACAAGCCTGAAAAAATGGCACTCAAGAAGTTCTGCTCCTCGTGCAGAAAGCACACCCTTCACAAGGAAGGAAAGATCAAGTAA
- the secE gene encoding preprotein translocase subunit SecE, with amino-acid sequence MINDTGRIAQFRSYLTEVRAEVGKVVWPTRRDTMNTTIVVFGMVVLVSLFMWMVDAILALIVRQIIG; translated from the coding sequence ATGATTAATGACACCGGGCGGATTGCCCAATTCAGAAGCTATCTGACAGAGGTGCGCGCCGAGGTCGGAAAGGTGGTCTGGCCCACGCGAAGGGACACGATGAATACTACCATCGTCGTGTTCGGCATGGTGGTGCTGGTCTCCTTGTTTATGTGGATGGTGGATGCCATTCTGGCGCTCATCGTGCGGCAAATCATCGGTTGA
- the nusG gene encoding transcription termination/antitermination protein NusG, which translates to MAKQWYVIHAYSGFEKKVKTTLEERVRLTGSGEMFEEILVPSEEVVELRGGHKVTSERKFFPGYVLVKMELNDETWHLVNSIPKVTGFLGGGGRPQPLSEREVEKILHQVEVGMDKPKPKVTFAVGESVRVTDGPFISFNGVVENVDEDKTRLKVSVSIFGRATPVELDFVQVEKL; encoded by the coding sequence ATGGCCAAACAGTGGTATGTCATACACGCCTATTCGGGGTTTGAGAAAAAAGTCAAAACCACCCTGGAAGAGCGCGTTCGCCTGACCGGTTCCGGAGAGATGTTCGAGGAGATCCTCGTCCCCTCCGAAGAGGTCGTGGAGTTGCGTGGCGGCCATAAGGTAACCTCGGAACGCAAGTTCTTTCCCGGTTATGTCCTGGTCAAGATGGAGTTGAACGACGAAACTTGGCATCTGGTCAATTCCATTCCCAAAGTGACAGGATTTCTGGGAGGCGGTGGACGCCCCCAACCCCTTTCCGAACGAGAAGTGGAAAAAATTCTGCACCAGGTGGAAGTGGGCATGGACAAACCCAAACCCAAGGTCACCTTTGCCGTGGGCGAAAGTGTCCGGGTGACCGATGGTCCGTTCATCTCCTTCAACGGAGTGGTGGAGAATGTGGACGAGGACAAGACCCGCTTGAAGGTTTCGGTGAGCATCTTTGGTCGTGCCACGCCGGTGGAACTGGATTTCGTGCAGGTGGAAAAGCTGTAA
- the rplK gene encoding 50S ribosomal protein L11 produces MAKKITAYVKLECPAGAAKPSPPVGPALGQHGLNIMEFCKTFNARTQTLEPGAPTPVVITVYADRTFTFELKTSPATYLLRKASGVPKGGVTPGKGAPIGKVTWDQVEQIAETKMVDLNAKDMEGAKRIIAGSARSMGLEIV; encoded by the coding sequence ATGGCAAAAAAAATCACAGCCTATGTCAAGTTGGAATGCCCGGCCGGCGCAGCCAAGCCCAGCCCCCCCGTGGGTCCGGCTCTGGGTCAGCACGGCTTGAACATCATGGAGTTCTGCAAGACCTTCAACGCCCGTACCCAAACCCTGGAGCCGGGTGCCCCGACTCCGGTGGTGATCACGGTTTATGCGGACCGTACCTTCACCTTCGAACTGAAGACCTCCCCGGCCACCTATCTGTTGCGCAAAGCGTCGGGTGTGCCCAAGGGTGGGGTGACTCCGGGCAAAGGGGCTCCGATCGGCAAGGTGACCTGGGATCAGGTCGAGCAGATCGCGGAAACCAAAATGGTGGATCTGAATGCCAAGGATATGGAGGGCGCCAAGCGAATCATCGCGGGATCGGCCCGGTCCATGGGCCTGGAAATCGTCTGA
- the rplA gene encoding 50S ribosomal protein L1, whose amino-acid sequence MAKRGKRLRGLMEGLDRTTLYGLDEAIRLVREKGNAKFDETVEIAVNLGVDPRHADQMVRGTVELPHGTGKTVRILAFAKGDKVQEALAAGADFVGADELVDKIQGGWLDFDRVVACPDVMGIVGRLGRVLGPRGLMPNPKLGTVTFDMAGVIKSIKAGQVAFRVEKAGIVHAGVGKVSFEVEKLGDNCRALIAQLKKQRPTVIKGTYMKRVTVSSSMGPGVHVDIHSL is encoded by the coding sequence ATGGCAAAGCGCGGTAAACGGCTCAGAGGCCTTATGGAAGGACTGGACCGTACCACTCTCTATGGTCTGGATGAGGCGATCCGGTTGGTGCGGGAAAAGGGTAACGCCAAATTCGATGAAACCGTCGAGATCGCGGTCAATCTCGGCGTGGATCCCCGTCATGCCGACCAGATGGTACGCGGTACCGTCGAACTGCCTCACGGCACGGGTAAGACGGTGCGTATTCTGGCCTTCGCCAAAGGGGACAAGGTTCAGGAGGCTCTGGCCGCCGGAGCGGATTTTGTCGGTGCCGATGAACTGGTGGACAAAATTCAGGGGGGCTGGCTCGACTTTGATCGGGTGGTGGCCTGTCCGGATGTGATGGGTATCGTCGGTCGTCTGGGCCGTGTGCTCGGACCCAGAGGTTTGATGCCCAACCCGAAACTGGGTACGGTCACCTTTGACATGGCTGGCGTGATCAAATCCATCAAGGCGGGTCAGGTGGCGTTCCGGGTCGAAAAGGCCGGTATCGTCCACGCTGGCGTGGGCAAGGTCTCCTTTGAAGTCGAAAAACTGGGGGACAACTGCCGCGCTTTGATCGCCCAACTCAAAAAGCAACGGCCTACGGTGATCAAGGGAACCTACATGAAACGGGTGACGGTTTCCTCTTCCATGGGGCCGGGTGTGCATGTGGATATCCACTCCCTGTAA
- the rplJ gene encoding 50S ribosomal protein L10, translating to MNQTEKSEIIQEVLDSMGRSEVAIATHYRGLSVAHMTRLRREIRQAGAELRVVKNTLTKRAIQGSKFQPLEKVLTGPTVLAFSKDPVAPAKVLTDFAKKNPLLVIQGGVLNGVFMTPQEITELAKLPSREVLLARLLGTMMNPVQGIVGVLAAVPAAFVRVLDKIREEKEKQAA from the coding sequence GTGAACCAAACCGAAAAATCAGAGATCATCCAAGAGGTTTTGGATAGCATGGGCCGCTCCGAAGTGGCCATCGCGACCCATTACCGTGGACTGTCCGTGGCCCATATGACGCGACTGCGGCGTGAAATCCGCCAAGCCGGCGCCGAATTGCGGGTGGTCAAGAACACCTTGACCAAACGTGCGATTCAGGGATCCAAGTTTCAACCCCTGGAAAAAGTGCTCACCGGTCCCACGGTGCTGGCCTTCTCCAAGGATCCCGTGGCCCCCGCCAAGGTTCTGACGGATTTTGCCAAAAAGAATCCCCTGCTCGTCATCCAGGGCGGTGTCTTGAACGGTGTCTTCATGACGCCTCAGGAGATCACCGAACTGGCCAAGCTCCCGTCCCGCGAAGTTTTGCTGGCGCGTTTGCTCGGTACCATGATGAATCCGGTGCAAGGGATTGTCGGCGTCCTGGCTGCAGTACCCGCGGCCTTTGTCCGGGTGCTCGACAAGATCCGCGAAGAAAAAGAAAAACAGGCAGCTTGA
- the rplL gene encoding 50S ribosomal protein L7/L12, with amino-acid sequence MALSQQDMISAIENMTVLELAELVKALEARFGVSAAAPVAVAAAAPAEAAAPVEEQTEFTVMLVDAGDKKIHVIKAVRSITGLGLKEAKDLVEGAPKPVKEAVSKADAEKFKKELEESGAKVEIK; translated from the coding sequence ATGGCTCTCTCCCAACAAGATATGATTTCTGCCATTGAGAACATGACCGTTCTCGAACTGGCCGAATTGGTCAAGGCCCTTGAGGCCCGCTTTGGCGTGTCTGCGGCCGCCCCGGTTGCCGTCGCCGCCGCCGCCCCCGCCGAAGCCGCCGCCCCCGTCGAAGAGCAGACCGAATTCACGGTCATGCTCGTGGACGCCGGCGACAAGAAAATTCACGTGATCAAGGCCGTGCGCAGCATCACCGGTCTGGGCCTCAAGGAAGCCAAGGATCTGGTGGAAGGCGCTCCCAAGCCGGTCAAGGAAGCGGTTTCCAAGGCCGATGCCGAGAAGTTCAAGAAGGAATTGGAAGAGTCCGGCGCCAAGGTCGAAATCAAGTAA
- the rpoB gene encoding DNA-directed RNA polymerase subunit beta: MALSFTEKKRLRKNFGRIPTIIDIPNLIAIQTLSFQRFLQEEVEPDMRRDMGLHGVFLSVFPIQDYSGTISLEYVRYQLGEPKYEVDECLQRGMTFSAPLKVAFRLVIWEENEDAGTRSVREIKEQEVYLGEMPLMTATGTFIVNGTERVIVSQMHRSPGVFFDHDKGKSHSSGKLLFSARVIPYRGSWLDFEFDPKDIVYARIDRRRKLPVTTLLRAMGMSGEEILNRFYDSEQFRKQGVVWEKKLDLDRLMGSRFNYAIVDPETGEELVSAKRKITARAVKKIQQLGLEWLPVPAEDLVGRFVSHDMHNTNGDLLAEAGTEVTEDLLVIIDEAGIKQIDVLFIDYATVGPYLRNTMSLDKNQTTDDSLIDIYRMMRPGEPPTIDAATNLFNNLFFNAERYDLSAVGRMKMNKRLDLDCDLDVRVLRKEDIIGVLSILLKLKDGHGKVDDIDHLGNRRVRSVGELLENQVRIGLVRMERAIRERMSSADSDSLMPHDILNSKPFSAVIREFFGSSQLSQFMDQTNPLSEITHKRRLSALGPGGMTRERAGFEVRDVHPTHYGRICPIETPEGPNIGLINSLSTYARINEFGFIESPYRRVENGQVTDEVDYLSAIEEENFVIAQANAALDRQGRFTGEMIQCRHKLEFTVSETSRIEYMDVSPKQIVSVAAALIPFLENDDANRALMGSNMQRQAVPLIKTDAPLVGTGMEGVVARDSGVAIVAKRSGIVDEVEAGRIIIKADDEPGATEPGVDIYNLMKFSRSNQNTCINQIPLVRAGERVTKGDIIGDGPSTQWGELALGRNVLVAFMPWNGYNFEDSILISERLVRDDVFTSIHIEEFEVMARDTKLGAEEITRDMPNVGEDALRNLDESGIIYVGAEVKAGDILVGKVTPKGETQLTPEEKLLRAIFGEKASDVRDTSLRLPPGVAGTVVDVRVFSRRGLEKDDRAKLIDQEEIVRLRKDMAAERRIIELDADARIRALIVGRTARGGAGLPPGTVITEEFLTQIGSRRWDSIILDDDAITQQIEGIREQIEKAANRLKKRFDSKVEKLERGDDLPPGGLKMVKVYIAVKRKLQPGDKMAGRHGNKGVISKINPVEDMPHLENGTVVDIVLNPLGVPSRMNVGQILETHLGWAAKGLGVRIGEALDAYRAQEQKDIEQLREVLALIFTNPRQSRAVKALTDEEVLILSSNLRDGVPIATPVFDGATEKDIVELLEKANLPKSGQIRLIDGRTGEPFDRHVTVGYIYILKLHHLVDDKIHARSIGPYSLVTQQPLGGKAQFGGQRFGEMEVWALEAYGASYTLQEMLTVKSDDVAGRTKIYESIVKGDDSFDAGIPESFNVLIKELQSLALDVELKTAD; this comes from the coding sequence ATGGCTCTGTCGTTCACTGAAAAGAAAAGGCTGCGCAAGAACTTCGGCCGCATTCCGACCATCATCGACATTCCCAACCTGATTGCGATTCAGACACTGTCCTTTCAGCGCTTCTTGCAAGAAGAGGTTGAGCCGGACATGCGCCGGGATATGGGGCTGCATGGTGTCTTTCTGTCGGTCTTCCCCATTCAGGACTATTCCGGGACCATCAGTCTCGAATATGTCCGCTACCAATTGGGTGAGCCGAAGTATGAGGTCGATGAGTGCCTGCAACGGGGTATGACCTTCTCCGCTCCCTTGAAGGTCGCCTTCCGGTTGGTGATCTGGGAGGAAAACGAGGACGCCGGTACCCGCTCGGTCCGTGAGATCAAGGAGCAGGAGGTCTATCTGGGCGAAATGCCTTTGATGACCGCTACCGGAACCTTCATCGTCAATGGCACGGAGCGGGTGATTGTCTCCCAGATGCATCGTTCCCCCGGTGTCTTCTTCGACCATGACAAGGGTAAATCCCACTCCAGCGGCAAACTGCTCTTTTCCGCCCGCGTCATTCCGTATCGTGGCTCGTGGCTCGATTTTGAATTCGACCCCAAAGATATCGTCTACGCCCGCATCGATCGCCGCAGAAAATTGCCGGTGACCACTTTGTTGCGGGCCATGGGCATGTCGGGTGAGGAGATTCTCAATCGCTTCTACGACTCCGAGCAGTTCCGCAAGCAAGGCGTGGTCTGGGAAAAGAAACTGGACCTGGACCGTCTGATGGGCAGCCGTTTCAATTACGCCATCGTCGATCCTGAAACCGGGGAGGAGTTGGTCAGCGCCAAGCGCAAGATCACCGCCCGGGCCGTCAAAAAGATTCAGCAGTTGGGCCTGGAGTGGCTGCCGGTTCCCGCCGAGGATCTGGTGGGGCGGTTTGTCTCCCACGATATGCACAATACCAACGGTGATCTGCTCGCCGAGGCGGGCACCGAGGTGACCGAGGATCTGCTGGTCATCATTGATGAGGCGGGGATCAAGCAGATCGATGTGCTGTTCATCGATTATGCCACCGTCGGACCTTACCTGCGCAATACCATGAGTCTGGACAAGAACCAGACCACGGACGACTCCCTCATCGACATCTACCGCATGATGCGTCCCGGGGAACCCCCCACCATCGACGCGGCTACCAACCTGTTCAACAATCTGTTCTTCAATGCGGAACGCTACGATCTCTCGGCGGTCGGTCGCATGAAGATGAACAAGCGGCTGGATCTGGATTGTGATCTGGATGTGCGGGTGTTGCGCAAAGAGGATATCATCGGCGTGTTGTCGATTCTCCTCAAGCTCAAGGATGGTCACGGCAAGGTGGACGATATCGACCATCTGGGCAATCGTCGTGTCCGCTCGGTGGGTGAATTGCTGGAAAACCAGGTGCGCATCGGTCTGGTCCGCATGGAGCGGGCCATTCGCGAACGGATGTCTTCCGCCGACTCCGACTCCCTGATGCCCCATGACATTCTCAACTCCAAGCCGTTTTCCGCAGTGATCCGGGAATTTTTCGGGTCGAGCCAGCTCTCCCAGTTCATGGATCAGACCAATCCTCTCTCGGAGATTACCCACAAGCGCCGTCTGTCGGCGTTGGGTCCGGGGGGCATGACCCGGGAACGGGCCGGGTTTGAAGTCCGGGACGTGCATCCGACCCACTATGGACGCATCTGTCCCATCGAAACACCGGAAGGTCCGAACATCGGTCTGATCAACAGCCTCTCCACCTATGCCCGCATCAACGAGTTCGGCTTCATCGAAAGCCCCTATCGTCGCGTGGAGAATGGTCAGGTCACGGACGAGGTGGATTATCTCTCCGCCATCGAAGAAGAGAACTTCGTCATCGCCCAGGCCAATGCGGCGTTGGATCGGCAGGGCCGGTTCACCGGTGAAATGATCCAGTGTCGTCACAAGCTGGAGTTCACGGTTTCCGAGACCAGCCGCATCGAATATATGGACGTTTCGCCGAAACAAATCGTTTCGGTGGCGGCGGCCTTGATTCCGTTTTTGGAAAACGACGACGCCAACCGGGCGTTGATGGGTTCCAACATGCAGCGTCAGGCGGTGCCCCTGATCAAGACCGATGCCCCGCTGGTGGGTACGGGCATGGAAGGGGTGGTGGCTCGGGATTCGGGTGTGGCCATTGTCGCCAAGCGTTCCGGTATCGTGGATGAAGTCGAGGCGGGTCGCATCATCATCAAGGCCGATGACGAGCCGGGCGCCACGGAACCCGGTGTGGACATCTATAACCTGATGAAGTTTTCCCGTTCCAACCAGAATACCTGCATCAATCAGATTCCTTTGGTGCGGGCTGGCGAGCGGGTGACCAAGGGCGACATCATCGGTGACGGTCCCAGCACCCAATGGGGTGAGTTGGCTTTGGGTCGCAATGTGCTGGTGGCCTTCATGCCCTGGAACGGTTACAATTTCGAGGACTCGATCCTGATCTCCGAGCGCTTGGTGCGCGACGATGTCTTTACGTCGATCCACATCGAAGAGTTCGAGGTGATGGCCCGTGACACCAAGCTGGGTGCCGAGGAGATCACCCGGGACATGCCCAACGTGGGTGAAGATGCCCTGCGCAACCTGGACGAATCCGGCATCATCTATGTGGGCGCTGAAGTCAAGGCGGGTGACATCCTGGTGGGTAAAGTCACCCCCAAGGGTGAAACCCAACTGACGCCGGAAGAAAAACTGCTGCGCGCCATCTTTGGCGAAAAGGCCTCGGATGTGCGGGATACCTCTCTGCGGCTTCCTCCGGGGGTCGCGGGTACGGTGGTGGATGTGCGGGTCTTTTCCCGGCGTGGCCTGGAGAAGGATGATCGCGCCAAGCTGATCGATCAAGAAGAGATTGTCCGGCTGCGCAAGGATATGGCGGCGGAACGACGCATCATCGAACTGGATGCGGATGCCCGTATTCGCGCCTTGATTGTGGGCAGGACCGCTCGCGGTGGTGCCGGATTGCCCCCGGGCACGGTGATCACGGAAGAGTTTTTGACCCAGATCGGTTCACGTCGTTGGGATTCCATCATTTTGGACGATGATGCCATCACCCAGCAGATCGAGGGCATCCGGGAACAGATCGAAAAGGCCGCCAACCGTCTGAAGAAGCGCTTCGACTCCAAGGTGGAAAAACTGGAGCGGGGTGATGATCTGCCGCCGGGTGGCTTGAAGATGGTCAAGGTTTACATCGCGGTCAAGCGCAAGCTGCAACCCGGTGACAAGATGGCGGGCCGTCACGGAAACAAGGGTGTGATCTCCAAGATCAATCCGGTGGAGGATATGCCCCACCTGGAAAATGGTACGGTGGTGGACATCGTGCTCAATCCCTTGGGTGTGCCCTCGCGTATGAACGTGGGACAGATTCTTGAAACCCATCTCGGGTGGGCGGCCAAAGGTCTGGGAGTGCGCATCGGCGAGGCCCTGGATGCCTATCGCGCCCAGGAGCAGAAGGATATCGAGCAGTTGCGGGAAGTGTTGGCTTTGATTTTCACCAATCCCCGTCAATCCAGGGCCGTGAAGGCGTTGACCGACGAGGAGGTGTTGATCCTGAGTTCAAATCTGCGCGACGGTGTGCCCATCGCCACCCCGGTCTTCGATGGCGCCACGGAAAAGGATATCGTCGAGCTGTTGGAAAAAGCCAATCTGCCCAAGTCCGGACAGATTCGCCTGATCGATGGTCGTACCGGTGAGCCGTTCGACCGTCATGTCACGGTGGGCTATATTTATATCCTGAAACTGCATCATCTGGTGGACGACAAGATTCACGCCCGTTCCATCGGACCGTATTCACTGGTCACCCAACAACCCCTCGGGGGCAAGGCTCAATTCGGTGGTCAGCGGTTCGGAGAGATGGAGGTCTGGGCCCTGGAGGCCTATGGCGCCTCTTATACCCTGCAAGAGATGCTCACGGTCAAGTCCGATGACGTGGCCGGGCGCACCAAGATCTATGAATCCATTGTCAAGGGTGACGACTCGTTCGATGCCGGCATTCCGGAGTCGTTCAACGTGTTGATCAAGGAGCTGCAATCCCTGGCTTTGGACGTGGAGCTGAAAACAGCCGACTAG